A single Lolium perenne isolate Kyuss_39 chromosome 6, Kyuss_2.0, whole genome shotgun sequence DNA region contains:
- the LOC127307630 gene encoding 26S proteasome regulatory subunit S10B homolog B, with product MADGEDAAAARRRTAISDYRKKLLNCRELESRVGTVRENLKNAKKDYAKTEDDLKSLQSVGQIIGEVLRPLDTERFIVKASSGPRYVVGCRSKVDKEKLTSGTRVVLDMTTLTIMRTLPREVDPVVYNMLHEDPGNVSYSAVGGLSDQIRELRESIELPLMNPELFLRVGIKPPKGVLLYGPPGTGKTLLARAIASNIDANFLKIVSSAIIDKYIGESARLIREMFGYARDHQPCIIFMDEIDAIGGRRFSEGTSADREIQRTLMELLNQLDGFDELGKVKMIMATNRPDVLDPALLRPGRLDRKIEIPLPNEQSRTEVLKIHAAGIAKHGEIDYEAVVKLAEGFNGADLRNVCTEAGMSAIRAERDYVVHEDFMKAVRKLNDAKKLESSAHYSADFGKE from the exons ATGGCCGACGGagaggacgccgccgccgcccgccgtcgTACTGCCATTTCTGACTACCGGAAAAAACTGCTCAACTGCAGGGAGCTCGAATCGCGCGTCGGAACTG TGAGGGAAAACCTTAAAAATGCTAAGAAGGATTATGCAAAGACTGAAGATGACTTGAAGTCACTGCAAAGTGTTGGACAGATTATAGGAGAGGTTCTTCGTCCTCTTGACACTGAACGCT TTATTGTTAAGGCTAGCAGTGGTCCAAGATATGTCGTTGGTTGCCGGAGTAAAGTGGACAAGGAGAAATTAACTTCTGGAACTCGTGTTGTGCTGGACATGACAACATTAACAATCATGCGCACTCTACCAAGAGAG GTGGACCCTGTAGTGTATAACATGCTACATGAAGATCCAGGCAATGTCAGTTACTCTGCTGTAGGTGGCTTATCTGATCAAATCAGAGAGCTCAGGGAATCAATTGAGCTGCCTTTAATGAACCCGGAATTGTTTCTTAGGGTTGGAATTAAGCCTCCAAAG GGTGTTCTACTTTACGGCCCACCAGGAACCGGGAAGACATTATTAGCGAGGGCTATTGCAAGTAACATCGATGCTAACTTTTTGAAG ATTGTGTCGAGTGCTATAATCGATAAATATATTGGAGAAAGTGCTCGTTTAATCAGAGAAATGTTTGGCTATGCACGCGATCACCAA CCATGCATTATCTTCATGGATGAAATCGATGCAATCGGTGGGCGAAGATTTAGTGAGGGAACCAGTGCCGATCGGGAGATCCAGCGGACGCTGATGGAGCTTCTTAACCAATTAGATGGATTTGATGAGCTTGGCAAG GTCAAGATGATCATGGCGACAAACAGACCTGATGTTCTTGACCCTGCGCTCCTGCGTCCTGGACGTCTCGACAGGAAGATTGAGATTCCACTACCAAACGAACAGTCAAGAACGGAAGTTCTTAAAATTCATGCAGCTGGCATCGCTAAGCATGGGGAAATAGATTATGAAGCGGTTGTTAAACTTGCTGAA GGCTTCAATGGGGCTGATCTTCGGAATGTTTGCACCGAAGCTGGCATGTCTGCAATTCGTGCAGAGCGGGATTACGTAGTTCATGAGGACTTCATGAAG GCTGTCAGGAAGCTGAACGATGCCAAGAAGTTGGAATCCAGTGCCCACTACAGCGCAGACTTTGGCAAAGAGTAA